CAAGATGTAAAAAACACCCAAAAACTAAAACTTGGAGGGGTTAAAACCTTAATCTTCGAACCGGAAAAAGATATTATTTTCCATAGAAAGTTCCTTCCTTTCCATGCCAACGGTCTGAAGTTTGAAGCTTGTCTGCCGGATGGAAAAAAAACCTCCAAAACGTATTATTCCATTGGAGGAGGATTTGTGGTAGTCGAAGAACGTAAGAATGCCAAGAAAAAGGACAAAGCATTTAACACCTTTCCGTATCCGATAGAAAATGGAAACGAATTATTGGCTATCTGTCAAAAAGACTCAAAATCCATTTCTGAAATAGTCTTGGAGAATGAGAGATCGTTAAGGTCCAACGAAGATATCGACCTTCAGATCCATAGGGTTTGGAACACGATGCTGGAGTGTATGTATATAGGATGTCATACCCAAGGAAAACTACCTGGCGGACTGAACGTAAAAAGGAGGGCGTTCGAACTTCATGAAAACCTTAAAGGTGCCCTTCCCTACTCCAACCCTGAAGAATGGTTACTGACCATTAGACAAACTGAAGTAAAATTCAGGCAAATCTTGCAATGGGTAAGTTGTTTTGCACTTAGCGTAAATGAAGTAAACGCTTCCTTAGGAAGGGTTGTTACGGCCCCTACCAACGGCAGTGCGGGCGTAATACCTGCAGTTCTCATGTATTATTTGGTCATTGAGAACCATGGAGGGAATTTTGAACACATAAAACAGTTTTTACTCGTTGCCGGAGAGATTGGAAGCATATTTAAAAAAGGAGCAACCATTTCCGCTGCCATGGGCGGGTGCCAGGCCGAAATTGGAGTTTCTTCCGCTATGGCGGCAGGTGCCCTGACAGAACTTTTGGGAGGAACACCGGAACAAGTCCTTATGGCCGCTGAAATTGCCATGGAACACCATCTGGGCCTTACGTGCGACCCTATAGGCGGACTGGTACAGATTCCCTGTATAGAACGGAATTCCATGGGAGCGATCAAGGCCATCCATGCAGCGGAATTGGCATTGGGGTCTGATCCTGCCGAAGCCAAGGTTCCCTTGGACAAAGTGGTCCAGACTATGTGGGAGACCGCCAAGGATATGAGTTCCAAATATAAGGAAACGTCTGAAGGAGGTTTGGCCGTTGGCGTATTCCTGAGCGATTGCTAGTGACAAATTTTTAAAGCATGAAAAACCTTATTTCTGAGCGCGTTGCTGATTTTCTTAAAAATTACCCGCCCTTTAACATTATGGAAACAAAGCTCTTGGAGGAAATATCCCAACAAGTGTCCATCATTTATAAGGAAAAGGGAAGTCTGATTTTCTCCTTTGAGGAGGAAGCACATCCATATTTCTATGTGGTACATAAAGGGGCTATCGAACTTACTAATCCAAATCTAAAATCCATTACCGATTATTGTGACGAAGGCGATATTTTTGGTCTTAGGCCATTGATAGCCAAAGAGAATTACAAATTGGAGGCTAGGGCCTTTGAAGAATCCATTCTATATGCCATTCCCATCGCAGTTTTCAGGCCTATTTCAGAATCCAATCAACGTGTTTCCAACTTTTTGACGGAAAGTTTCGCCTCCAATACGCGTAACCCGTACAATCAGACAAGGAAATTGGAAAAATCAGGTATTTCCACAACTTTGAATGCGCAAGGTAGTTTGGTCATCGATGATTTTCAGCCCATCCGATATTCTAAAAAATTAGTTTCCTGCGAACCAAAAACCACCATCCAAAAAGCGGCGGCGATAATGACAAAGTATCGTATTGGTTCGGTTCTAATATGTAAAAATGAATTGCCTATAGGCATTGTCACGGACAAAGATTTAAGAAATAAAGTGGTGACCGGGGATTTTCCCATCACCTCAAGTGTCAGGAATATCATGTCCTCCCCCGTTATTACGTATCCCGAAAAAATTACTATCGCCCAGGCCCAAATGGCCATGATGAAAAATGGCATCAGCCATTTAATTCTGACCAAAGACGGTACCACAAATAGTGAACCGGTAGGGATTATATCCAAAAACGATATCATGGTATCCCTTGGGGACAATCCCTCTGTAATCGTAAAGGCAATCAAAAGGGCCAAAAAAATAAAACAGGTCAAGGAGCTTCGTAAAAGCATCATGATGCTTTTAAACGGATATCTGGAACAAAACCTGCCTATGGCCTTGACTTCCAAGATAATTTCCGAGTTGAACGATACCTGTATCAAACAAGTGATAGCAATTTCTTTAGAACGCATGAAGGTTCCACCACCCGTAAACTTTGCATGGCTCGCCCTGGGAAGCCAAGGCCGTGGTGAACAATTGCTGCATACCGACCAGGACAATGCCCTGGTTTTTGAGGATGTGCCCGAAGAAGAGTTGTCCAGCACCACAAATTACTTTCTAGAGTTTTCCAAAAAAGTGAACAAAGGCCTCAACAAAATTGGATATGAGTATTGCCCTGCCGATATGATGGCTTCCAATCCAAAATGGTGCTTAAGTCTAAAAGAATGGAAAAACAAAATATCCTACTGGATAATCAATCCGGGTCCAAACGAGGTATTAATGTCATCCATATTCTTCGATTATAGTATGGCGTATGGCCACAGGGATTTGATGAACGAAATATCTGATTTTATTTTCTCCAGCGTAAAAAAAATACCCGATTTTCTTGGTCCATATCGCGAACGGGGCCTTGCAAAGTCCTTCCCCTTCCGGTTTCTTTCGGTCGTTTTTAGTGGAACAGGATGGACAGCACAAGGATTTTTTCGACTTAAAAAACAGGGCATTGAGACCCCTTATAGATGCCGCCCGGGTACTCATACTTTCACACTCCATAAAGGGAATAAGCAATACCTGGGAGCGTTATGAGAAATTGGCCGAATTGGAACCAAACAACCAAGAATTGTATTTGGCCTGTTCGTACGCCACCAAGGCCTTGCTTAAATTTAGAACGAAACAAGGTTTGCTACACCACGATTCCGGACGTTACATCGAGTTGGAATCCTTGACCAAGGAAGAAAAAATTAAATTAAAAAGAACCTTTAAGGCCATTAAGGAAATTCAGGACCTGATTTCCATTCGGTTTAAGGTTTCTAATATTTTAGGCTGATGGGTATCTTTAATCGTTCCGCAAAATATCCAGAATATTGGAAAGAATATGTCGCACTATTTAGACCATCATTGCCCACGGAATTTGACCAACTCACTTTTGTGGTTCTGGATACGGAGACTACTGGTTTCGATAAAACAAACGATCGTATCCTTTCCATTGGTGCCCTAAAATTAAAGAGCGATCGTATCCAAGTGGATGATATGCTGGAAATTTATATAACTCAAGAAGCCTTTAAGAAGGAAAGTGTGCCCATTCATGGCATATTAAGGAATAGCAATCAAGATTGCATTTTAGAGGAGGAAGCAATACCTAGGTTCCTAAAATATGTGAAAAACCATATTATAGTGGCCCATCATGCGGGTTTTGACATTGGCATGATCAATAGTGCGCTCAAAAGACTGGGATTGCCCAAACTAAAAAACATTTGTTTGGATACAGGGGTTTTGTTTAAAAAGACGCTCATCAAATCCTATCTTGTCCAGCCCAAAGACCACTATTCCCTGGATGAATTGGCCGAAAAATTTTCGATTTCCAAAAAGGATAGACACACGGCTTTGGGGGATGCCTACATTACGGCAATCGCCTTCCTAAAAATTTTGTCAAAACTCAAGGAGAAAAAAGAACTAACCCTTAAAAATTTGAAATAATCAGGTTCCTAAATAATCCAAAATGTTCCTTTCTATCCGTTCGTGGATGTTTGAAGTGTCCGCCTTTTGAAAGGGTTCACCCGTGATATTTTCATAAAGCTCAATATACCTTTCAGAAACGGATGATATATACTCATCTGACATTTCAGGGACTTTTTGACCTTCTAGACCTTGGAAACCATGGGAAATAAGCCATTGCCTTACAAACTCCTTGGACAACTGTTTTTGGGGCTCATTTCTATCCTGTCTTTCCTGATAACCATTTGCGTAAAAGTATCGGGAAGAGTCCGGGGTATGTATCTCATCGATGAGTACTATTTTACCGTCCTTAGTTTTCCCAAATTCGTATTTGGTATCTACCAAAATTAGACCTCTTTCGGCTGCGATTTCCGTTCCTCTTTGAAAAAGAGCTTCGGTATATTTTTCCAGTATCTCGTAATCAGTTTTGGATACTATGCCTCTCTTCAGAATATCCTCCTTTGAAATATCTTCGTCATGATCCCCCATTTCGGCCTTGGTGGCCGGAGTAATAATGGGCTTTGGAAATTTATCGTTTTCTTTTAGACCTTCTGGCATAGGAACTCCGCAGAGTATTCTTTTTCCTGCCTTGTATTCCCTGGCCGCGTGACCAGACATATAGCCTCTAATGACCATCTCTACCTTGAAAGGTTCGCAGGAATGGCCAATTGCTACATTTGGATCTGGTGTCGCGGTCAACCAATTTGGAACAATATCGGATGTGGATGCCATCATTTTGGTAGCTATCTGGTTCAGAATCTGACCTTTGTATGGAATCCCTTTGGGCATTACTACATCAAAGGCGGAAAGCCGATCGGTGGCAATCATAATGAGTCGGTCATCTTCAAGGGCATATACCTCCCTAACCTTTCCTTTATACACGCTTTTTTGCCCGGGAAATTTGAAATTGGTATCAAAAATGGTGTTGGCCATGTCCTTTAGTTTTGGTGTTCTATGGTTTTATAGGCTTCTATGACTTTCTTCACCAGTTTGTGGCGAATCACGTCCTTATCGTCCAAATAAATAATTTCTATTCCTTCTACATTTTGTAAGATCAGTAGAGCCTCTTTTAACCCAGAAATTGTTCTTCTGGGCAAATCTATTTGACCAGGATCTCCGGTTAATAAAAACTTCGCGTTTCTGCCCATACGTGTCAGGAACATTTTCATTTGGGCATGGGTGGTATTTTGGGCCTCATCCAGAATAACAAAAGCGTCGTCCAAAGTCCTACCGCGCATGAAGGCCATGGGGGCAATCTGTATGGTCCCGTTTTCGATATAATGTGCCAACTTTTCGGCTGGAATCATATCCCTAAGTGCGTCGTATAAGGGCTGCATATAAGGATCTAGTTTTTCTTTTAAGTCCCCCGGTAAAAAACCAAGGTTTTCACCAGCTTCGACCGCAGGCCTCGTTAAGATGATTCGGCGTACCTGTTTTTCCTTCAATGCCTTCACCGCAAGTGCTACTCCGGTATATGTCTTCCCAGTTCCAGCAGGACCAATGGCGAACACCATATCGTTCTTTCTGGCCGCATCCACCAACCTCCGCTGATTGACCGTCTGTGCCTTTATCAACCTGCCACTTACCCCGTGCACCAAGGTTTCCCCACTATTTTCCGGGCCGTGATAGTCTTTGGAATCCGTGCTGGTAAGCACCCTTTCGATGCTATTTTCGTCCAACTTGTTGTACTTTATGAAATGCTCCGTAAGCATATCAAAGCGTTTGTCAAATTCCTCCAGTTGGTCCTCTTCCCCATAGGCCTTTATTTTATTGCCCCTGGCTACAATTTTTATTTTAGGAAAATACTTCTTTAAAAGTTCTATATTTTCATTTTGTTGTCCAAAAAACTCTCTTGGACTTACCTCGGTGAGTTCTAATATGATTTCGTTCAAACAGTGGGATTTTGAAGATTTTAATTGGACCAAGTTTAATTTCGCCTGGCTGTTTTTTTGTTTAATTTTGTATATCAAATTTAAGTAAAAATTAAGTTTGACTAACCAAAAACATATCAACATTGCTGCATGGCAATTATCACCCTTACTACTGATTTTGGACTGAAAGACCACTTTGTTGGGGTGCTAAAAGGTTCTATTTATAGCGAGTTGCCCGATGCCAAAATTGTTGATATTTCCCATGGCATTACCCCCTTCAACATTCAGGAATGTGCATACATTCTCAAAAACTCCTACAATAGCTTTCCAAAAGGTTCCATTCATATTGTGGGCGTAGACTCAGAGGCCACCCAGGAAAACCAGCATATAGCGGTTTTGATCAATGGTCACTACTTCGTTAGTGCCAACACCGGGGTGATAGGACTTATTACTTCAGAAATCAAGCCGGATAAAATCGTTGAGATCAAAATTCCCAATCCCTTTCACGGTTCCTTTCCGGTATTAAGTGTATTTGTTCAAGTAGCATGCCATATAGCCCGTGGCGGTACTTTGGAGGTCGTTGGCAAGCCTTTCAACGAACTCAAGGATTTACGTGAATTTATGCCAAGGATCGCAGACGATGGTAAAAAAATTATTGGGAGTGTCATCTATATTGACAATTATGGAAATGTAGTTACCAATATTCAAAAAAATCTTTTTGAGTCCTATAGAAAAGGTCGTGATTTTGAACTTTCGGTGAGGAACCATAAAATCAAAAAAATACATAAGGCCTATAATGACATCATTGATTTCTCCATTGAAAAAAGTAGACGGAAAGGAGACGGTGACCTGTTGGCGCTTTTCAATTCATCTGATTATATAGAACTTGCCATATTCAAAAGCAACCTCAAAACGGTTGGCGGAGCATCCACACTGTTGGGGCTGGATTACAGGGATACCGTAATGGTCGATTTTTTGTAAAAATTAGACCTTAAAAATTCCGTTAACAAAGTCTTTTTCCTTCCATGTCGATGTTATTATGAGTATTATTTCCAGATATAGTTAATAACTCCGTCTCCATTTTTGCCCAAAACACCAAATCAACCCTTATAGAATGGGAAAATAACGTCACTTGTAACCCTGTCTTACTGTTGATAAGTTTGTTTCCTATAAATAAGCATTTAAAATATCTTTGTTTGATAGCAAAAGCGGCAGCCCATAGGCATTTCCCTTTAGGCAAATAAGGCTTTTGGTATTGAAATAAAACATAGAACGACCAATGAAATTTATTGTCTCCAGTACGTATTTATTAAAACAACTGCAAATATTGGGTGGTGTTATAAACAATAGCAATACCCTACCTATTTTGGACAACTTCCTCTTTGATTTGAGCAAGGATAAACTTACGGTGTCGGCCTCTGATCTGGAGACCACTATGAGCTCCGTATTGAATGTGGATTCCGATAATGAAGGAACGATTGCGGTTCCCGCTAGATTGCTTTTAGAAACCTTGAAGACTTTTCCGGAACAACCACTGACATTTATTGTAGCCGATAATAACACCGTAGAAATTAGTTCCAACCATGGTAAATATGCTTTGGCCTATGCCGATGGCGCCGAATTTCCAAAGGCTGTGGAACTTTCAAGTCCCAGTTCAACAACTCTGTTGGGCGACATCTTGGCAACAGCCATTAATAAAACGATTTTCGCTGCCGGTAATGACGATTTACGTCCGGTAATGAGCGGTGTTTTCTTTCAATTTTCTCCGGAGAACCTAACATTTGTTGCCACTGATGCACACAAATTGGTAAAATACCAAAGGGAAGACGTCTCAGCTTCACAAGTAGCGGAGTTCATCATGCCCAAAAAACCCTTGACACTTTTAAAGGGAATTTTGGCAGGTAGCGAGTCGGACGTATTGATCGAATACAACGAAAGCAATGCAAAGTTCACCTTTGACGATACCGAGCTGATTTGTCGTTTGATCGATGGAAAATATCCAAACTATGAGGCGGTAATACCAAAGGAAAACCCAAACAAATTGACCATTGCGAGAAACCAGTTTCTAAGCTCGGTCAAGCGGGTCTCCATATTCTCCAATAAAACAACGCATCAAATTAGACTAAAGATCGCAGGTGCAGAACTGAACATATCAGCTGAGGACCTGGATTATTCCAATAAAGCCGAAGAACGTCTAACTTGTTCCTATCAGGGTGACGACATGCAAATAGGTTTCAACTCAAGATTTCTTGTTGAAATGTTGAACAATCTAGGGTCCGATGAAGTTTCACTTGAAATGAGCTTGCCTAATCGTGCAGGGATTCTAACGCCCATAGACGGTTTGGACGAAGGTGAAAATGTGACCATGTTGGTAATGCCCGTCATGCTGAACAATTAACTCGACACACATAAAATTAAAAAGGGGACCCAAATTGGCTCCCCTTTTTTTTATTTTAATCCTCTTACGATATAAACCGAATGGTTCCAAAGTAACTGGGCGATTCCCCATTCGCGGCCTTGACCGCATTCACTATGGGCATAACAAAGGATAAAATTCCAGCAAAGACCAAGAGTAGGATTCCAGCGCCCAAAAGTAAAATTGTGGGTATTCCAATAATTACGTACAATATCAAACTAAGTTGGAGGTTGATAATAGCCTTACCATGTTCATTCATTCCAAGTACGGAATCCTTTGTACTTAACCATAATATCAAAGGAACTATGAGTCCGCCAAATCCAGTGATGTAATCCAGATACTGACTAAGATGTGCGATTACCAACAGGTTCCTATCCTCCCTAAATACTATACTTTGATTTACTGCTTCCATTTTTGATTGATTTTAAGATGAATAACTACCTATATGACGGCAATAAAGTGGATTTGTTACAAAAATGTACCTACCTATTTTTTCCTTTTTAGCTTTTCCAATTTTTTGGATTTCTTCATGAGTTTCTCATTCAAGGTCTCAATTTTCTTATTCATTTTTTCAATATCATTTGGGGAAAGCTTCCCTTTTTGAGTGTCCTTTTCCAATTTTTCCTGAACGGAGATAAGCTGCTTTTCAATTTTGGAGATATCCTTTTCCTTGGATGTTATTTCTTTCATTAATTTTTCGGCCTCTTTGGCCTCCTTTTCAATACGTGCTTCCTTTTTCTCCTTTTTTTCCCTTTTATTGACCTCTTTCCTAACCTCCTTCAGCTCCTTTCTTTGTTGCTTTTCCAAAGCGGTTTCGGAAGGTAAAGTTTCTTCTTGTGCGTATAAGGAAGATATCGACGTAAATAATACTAGAATGAATGTAAAACCGATTTTCATAGTTGTGTTCTTTTATGCATTTGTTTGAATGTACTAATAAAACCCGTCATTAAAAAATTGCCGAACAGCTACTTTTTAATTGATTATTTTTGCGATATGAAGAGAAATGAGACCATAGTAGCCTTGGCTACCGCCTCAGGAGCGGGTGCCATTGCCGTTATTAGAGTTTCAGGAAAAGAAGCGATTACCATTACCTCCAAGCTATTTAAATCCGTTAGTGGAAAAAATCTCGAGACACAAAAAACACATACTGTTCACTTGGGACACATAGTGGATGGTAACAAGATTCTGGATGAAGTCCTCGTTACCGTCTTCAAATGTCCGCACTCATACACCGGTGAAAACGTTGCGGAAATATCCTGCCATGGTTCGCCCTATATCCAGCAGGAAATCATCCAGCTTTTTTTAAGGAATGGTTGCCGCATGGCCCAAGCCGGTGAATTTACATTGCAGGCCTTTCTTAACGGCAAAATGGATTTGAGTCAGGCGGAGGCCGTTGCCGACCTAATAGCATCGGACAATGAGGCCAATCATCAAATTGCCATGCAACAAATGCGGGGCGGGTTCAGTAATGAAATCCAGAAGTTAAGGGAACAACTGTTGAACTTTGCCTCCTTGATAGAACTGGAACTGGACTTTGCCGAAGAGGACGTAGAATTCGCTGATCGCACGCAATTTAAATCCTTGGTCAGTCGAATTCAAGAAGTATTGAAGAGGCTGGTGAATTCCTTCGCTGTGGGGAATGTTATAAAAAATGGTATCCCAGTGGCCATTGTGGGCGAGCCCAATGTTGGAAAGTCCACTTTACTGAATGCCCTGTTGAACGAAGAACGTGCAATCGTTTCGGACATTGCAGGAACTACTAGGGACAGCATTGAAGATGAAATTTCCATTGGAGGAATTGGCTTTCGGTTTATCGATACTGCCGGGATTCGTGAAACCGATGATATCGTGGAAAGTATCGGTATCAAAAAAACATTTGAAAAAATAGCTCAGGCTCAAGTAGTTATTCTTTTAGTTGATGGCGGCACTTTAAATCATGTAAATTCCACAGGCGATAAACTCCGACAAATAAAAGCGGAGGCAGAAAAAATAAGGGACAAGAATCCTGGAAAACCCTTTTTGTTGTTGATAAATAAATCCGATATTCTTTCTGGAGAGGCCAAGACTAATATTCAGTCAAACTTGGGAGAAGCTCACTTCATTTCGGCAAAAACCGGAAACGGTGTAGAAGATCTACAAAACCATTTACTACAATTTGTAAATACGGGTGCCTTGCGAAACAATGAGACTATCATCACGAATAGCCGTCATTACGACTCCCTCCTAAGGGCGTTGGAATCCATTGAAAAAGTTCAGATGGGCCTAAGTGAAGAACTTACCAGTGACCTTATGGCCATAGATGTTAAGGAAACCCTTTATCACCTAGGGGAAATAACGGGAGAGGTCACCAATGATGAGCTTTTGGGAAATATATTTGCCAATTTCTGCATCGGGAAATAACCGCTGGTTTTATTTGGTCTCATTTGGCTTCATTTGATTGCAAATCAGATAGTTAAAAAAAAGTTTTATCCTCGTTTATTTTCCTTTTTCCACCCATTTTCATACTTTTAGTACACCTCTGGTACACCTCGAACCCAATTTTAACAAAAAGGTGTACCAAAGGTGTACCAATTTCACCTCAGGTACCGCAGTTATTATCATTGAATTTTTTTTCGAGGTGTACTCATTTAAAAATTAAGGTTATGATTATAAGTCTAAAGCGGAAAAAACTTAAAAGTGGAAAGTCCAGTTTGTACCTCGAATTCTATGGTGGAAGTCGAAAGGACAAAAATGGCACGAAAAAGCATGTTAGGAGTTTTGAATATCTGAAACTATACGTCTATGATAAACCTCAAAATGCGGAGCAACAACGAAAGAACAAAGAAGCGTTGAAATTGGCCGAAAGTATTCTTACCATTCGTCAGTCGGATTTCATTATGGGCAAGTATAACATGAGGAATGAAAAGAAAGGGCAAATCACTTTTTTGGATTTCTTTCGCCAGATGAAAGAAGAACGCTACGAAAGCAATGCCAATTATGGCAATTGGGATGCAGCCCTAAAACATATCGAAAGATACTGCCCAGAGCATGTACAATTAAAAGATATAGATTCCGATTTTGTGAAAGACTTCAAGAAATATTTGGATACCAAAGCCAAGACGAAAGGAGGCACTCCCCTATCCCAGAATTCAAAATACACCTATTTCAATAAATTCAGGGCTGCACTTCGTGAGGCCTATAACGAAAGTTTTATCCAGCACGATGTTGTTAAATCGGTAAAAAGTTTTGAGCAAGCTGAATCGGTACGGGAATATCTTACCCATTCCGAATTACAGGCGTTGTCCCATGCTCATTGCAAATATCCTGTTTTAAAGAATGCCTTTATTTTTAGTTGCTTAACTGGACTACGATGGAGCGACATTGATAAAATGAAATGGTCAGAGGTCAGGGATGAAGATCAGGGTGCACGGGTCATCTTCCGGCAGAAGAAAACCGATGGATTGGAATACCTCTATATTTCAGGACAGGCAAGAAAATTGCTTGGTTATCGAAAAAACCCAAGCGACAAGGTATTTAAAGGCCTTAAATATGGTGCGCATTTTAATGCCCAAATCCTTTCTTGGTGCATGCGGGCAGGTATAACCAAACATATCACTTTCCATAGTGCTAGACATACCAACGCCGTTTTACTGCTGGAAAACGGAGCGGATATTTATACCGTTTCAAAACGACTTGGGCACCGTGAAATTCGCACTACGGAAATCTATACTAAAATAATAGATGAAAAAATGAAAGCGGCGGCAAACATGATCCCAGAATTGGAGATGAACATTGCAGTTTAAAGCAGCCAGCCAATTTGGGTCTAATGGAATTTTATAAAAGGTTACTTTGTTAGACTATTAAAAAAGAGGAAAATGAGATAAATATGTGTTATACTACTTCTATAAGTCTTGCAAGATGGCCGTTTTATTTGGATTCGTGAGGAAAATGCACTGTTTACCGTGAATTGTTACAAAATAAAAAATCGAAGCCCTTTAGTTGATACAACAATTTCTACTCAGTGCTTATTTCCTCGATTGGATTTTTTCTGGTCGCTTTTATTGTTTGCATACTTAAAGTCAACACAGAAATTAAAATTACAATAAGGCCCGATAGAATAAAAATCCATATGCTGAGATCAATCCTGTTTGCGAAACGTGTAAGCCATTGATTCATCAAATAATAACCCATGGGGATTGCTATTATGAAAGCTAGGAGTATACGTTTGCTAAACGCGTAAGTCAACAAATTCACAATATCTCTTGTCGAGGCTCCTAGTACTTTTCGAATTCCCATTTCTTTAGATCTACTTTGAGTAACTGCCCATGACAAAGCAAACAAGCCGAAACTTGCCAATATCATACTTATAATTGCAAAAGTCACAATGATATTATAGAAAAATGTGTCCTCTTTATACTTCTTCATGAGTTCTTCTTCAAGAATTTTGTAAGAAAAGAAATAATCTGGAAATAGTTCTTTCCATTTTGTTTCAATTTCCGGAAGAAGTAATCCTAAGTTAGTGCCTTGGTAATCAATGAGTAATAAAGGTCCATCCTCATAGTAAGCTATTATAACTGGCGGAATCTCCTCTTTAAAAGAACCACATGTAAAATCTTCCACAACACCAACAATTAAATCCTCAGTACCGGGCACTTTTTTTCCAATTGGATTACTTAGGTCAAACTGACGGATCAGTTTTTGATTGACAAGTTTACCGTTACGTACCGCCGAAGGCAAACTACCTTCGATTAAATTTAAATTAAGCGTTTCAATGAAATCTTTATCACCCCCAAATAAAAAGGGTGTATAATACTTTTCATTTTCAAGTTCATATCGCACCATTCGATTTCCGGATATCGGGTTTCCACCACTAACGGTTACACCTTTAACATTTGGCAACTGAGCAATTTTCTGTTTGAGGACAGGAAGAACTTTCGAGTATTTCGGGTCGGGGGTATCAAGTTGAATAATATTTCGGTTGAAACCGAGCGGAGCATTCTCAATATAGTTCATTTGTTCAATAATCGAGATGGAGCATATTGTTAGTGTAATTGAAATAATGAACTGGAAAGTGAAGAGAAATCCACTAAAGGTAACCTTGGAGGATTCGTTTTTCATTAA
Above is a window of Maribacter algicola DNA encoding:
- a CDS encoding site-specific integrase encodes the protein MIISLKRKKLKSGKSSLYLEFYGGSRKDKNGTKKHVRSFEYLKLYVYDKPQNAEQQRKNKEALKLAESILTIRQSDFIMGKYNMRNEKKGQITFLDFFRQMKEERYESNANYGNWDAALKHIERYCPEHVQLKDIDSDFVKDFKKYLDTKAKTKGGTPLSQNSKYTYFNKFRAALREAYNESFIQHDVVKSVKSFEQAESVREYLTHSELQALSHAHCKYPVLKNAFIFSCLTGLRWSDIDKMKWSEVRDEDQGARVIFRQKKTDGLEYLYISGQARKLLGYRKNPSDKVFKGLKYGAHFNAQILSWCMRAGITKHITFHSARHTNAVLLLENGADIYTVSKRLGHREIRTTEIYTKIIDEKMKAAANMIPELEMNIAV
- the mnmE gene encoding tRNA uridine-5-carboxymethylaminomethyl(34) synthesis GTPase MnmE, which codes for MKRNETIVALATASGAGAIAVIRVSGKEAITITSKLFKSVSGKNLETQKTHTVHLGHIVDGNKILDEVLVTVFKCPHSYTGENVAEISCHGSPYIQQEIIQLFLRNGCRMAQAGEFTLQAFLNGKMDLSQAEAVADLIASDNEANHQIAMQQMRGGFSNEIQKLREQLLNFASLIELELDFAEEDVEFADRTQFKSLVSRIQEVLKRLVNSFAVGNVIKNGIPVAIVGEPNVGKSTLLNALLNEERAIVSDIAGTTRDSIEDEISIGGIGFRFIDTAGIRETDDIVESIGIKKTFEKIAQAQVVILLVDGGTLNHVNSTGDKLRQIKAEAEKIRDKNPGKPFLLLINKSDILSGEAKTNIQSNLGEAHFISAKTGNGVEDLQNHLLQFVNTGALRNNETIITNSRHYDSLLRALESIEKVQMGLSEELTSDLMAIDVKETLYHLGEITGEVTNDELLGNIFANFCIGK